In Candidatus Paceibacterota bacterium, the sequence TTGCCTTTCTCTCAGACCCAAGATCCGGTGTCCACTTTTTCGGGGGAAGGGCTCCTGCGAGGACAACGGCCCGTGTGGACACTCTCCGCAGGCTCCCTCGCACCAACCTGCATCGAGGCAAAAAGATTCAGTGACTCCCCGGGCCAGCCGTGCTAGAACAGCCGCCAGAGTTCTTGCAGAATGACCATATTATGAAGACCACCAAACCACTCGCCCCCAAGCGCACTTACCTCGTTTGCAGCGGTGATCTGCGCCTGGCAGCAAACCTCCAATGTTGGCCCGTGCAAGCCAGGATGGAAGCCGCCCTTGCCAGGGCCCTCAAAGCGGAAGGCTGGACTGTCGTGCGTGCCCATCGGGTAGATCCGGAGAAGCGGCACGGCTTCATTGATTCGCAGAAGATGGGCATCGAAGTGTTCCGCAAGCTGGACCCCACCGCCCCGGTAATCGTCGCCGAGTCGGTCTGGCAATACAGCCATCACGTCCTGCCCGGCTTGACGACACATCGCGGCCCAATCCTGACAATCGCCAACTGGAGCGGGACCTACCCCGGCCTGGTGGGAATGTTAAACCTCAACGCCTCGCTGACCAAAGCCGGCGTGCGCTACAGCACGCTTTGGAGTGCGAACTTCAAGGACGAGTTCTTCCGCAGTGGCCTCCGGCAGTGGCTGCAAGAGGGGGTGGTGAGCCATGACCAAAGCCACGTAAAGGACCTGACCCTGCTCAAATTGCCGCTCGCTGACGAGCAGTTCGGCAAGCGTGCTGCGCGGCGGTTTCGAGATCAGAAGGCAATCATGGGCGTATTTGATGAAGGCTGCATGGGCATGTTCAACGCGATTATCCCGGACGAACTGCTGCACCCGACCGGGATTTTCAAGGAACGGCTCAGCCAATCCACCCTGTTTGCCGCTATGCAACAGGTGAGTGACGCGGAGGCGCGCGGCGTGCTGAACTGGCTGCTCAGGAAAGGCATGACCTTCAACTGGGGCCGCAAGGCGGAGACGCAGTTGACCGAAGCACAGACCTTGCAGCAGTGCAAGATGTATGTCGCCGCGGTCCGGCTTGCGGACGAATTCGGCTGCGCCGCGGTGGGCATTCAGTACCAGCAGGGCCTGAAAGATCTCGCCCCGGCGAGCGACCTGGTCGAGGGCTTGTTGAACAACGTGGACCGGCCGCCGGTCAAGGCGTCCAAGTCCAGCCGTGTGTTGTTTGCGAAGGAGGCCATCCCACACTTCAACGAAGTGGATGAGTGCGCCGGCCTGGATGGGCTGGTGACCTACCGGCTCTGGCGCGAGTTGGGCTTTGCGCCCGAGAACACGTTGCATGACGTCCGCTGGGGCGAGCACTACCGTGGCGACGGCGTCAACGACTATGTCTGGGTTTTGCTCATTTCCGGCGCCGTGCCGCCCGCCCATTTCGCCGGTGGTTACCGAGGCGCCACGAGCGAACGCCAGCCGCCGATGTTCTTCCGCCTAGGAGGCGGCACCATCAAGGGCGTATCCAAGCCTGGTCGTATCGTTTGGAGCCGCGTGTTTGTCATGGATGGCAAGCTGCACTGCGACCTGGGCGTCGGCAAGGCCGTCAAACTGCCGGAGAAGGAGACTCAACGTCGCTGGCGCGAAACCAATCCCCAATGGCCCATCATGCACGCGGTGTTTGACGGCGTGACGCGTGATCAGATGATGGCGCGGCACAAGGCAAATCACGTTCAGGTGGTTTATGCGCCCAGCACCAAACAGGCCCACCGCGCCTGCCGGATCAAGGCGGCGATGCTCGCCGAACTTGGCGTCGAGGTGCATTTGTGCGGAGACGTCGAATTGGACTAGCAGCAACAACGCAATCCATCGAGTAAAGCTAACTATGCAAGATCAAACACCTGTCCCTTCAGCCATACAATCGGTCAACCTCTCTCGCCGTGAGTTTCTGGCGCGCGGCAGCGCGGTCGCCGCCACTTCCGCCTTGGCCGGCGTAAGCCTGCCTTGGGTCCACGCCGCCGAGAACAGCACCATCCGCCTGGCCCTGATCGGATGCGGTGGGCGCGGCAGTGGCGCGGTCGCGGACGCCTTCGACTCCTCGTTTGGTCCGGTCAAGCTGACCGTCATGGCGGACCTGTTTCAGAATCGTTTGGATAGGGCCCTGCAAACCCTCAGCGAGAAATTCACAGATCGCGTGGACGTCCCCCCGGACCGCCGCTTTGTTGGCTTCGATGCCTACCGCAAGGCGATTGACTGTCTCCGTCCGGGCGACGTCGCCATGCTCACTGGTTATTCGGCCTTCCGCCCGATGCAGCTCGAATATGCCGTCGAAAAGGGGATCAACGTCTTCATGGAGAAGTCCTTCGCCCCTGACGCGCCAGGGCTACGGCGCCTGCTGAAGGCCGGGGAGGCTGCGGAGAAGAAGAACCTCAAGATCGCAGCGGGCCTGCAGTGCCGACATTCGCGCAATCGCCAGGAACTCGTAAAGCGCATGCGGGATGGCGAACTGGGTGAGATCCAACTCATCCGGGCGTACCGCATGCAGCCGGTGGGCTGGCTCGGGAAGAAGCCGGCAGACGAGAAAGAGCTGTTTTGGCAGATTCGGAATTTCGTGCACTTCATCTGGGTCTCGGGTGGCCTTTTTGCCGAGATGAATATCCACCAGATTGATGAGATCTGCTGGATCAAGGGCGCGTGGCCCGTCAGCGCCCACGGCATCGGGGGCAGGGCGGCCAACAACACCGACTGCAGCCAGAACCTGGACTCGCTCAACATTGAATGGACTTTTGCCGACGGAACTAAAGCCCTCGATGTCGTCCGTTGGCTGCCCAAGTGCTACGAGGAATTCGCCACCTTTATCCACGGCACCAAGTGCGCCGCGCATTTCTCCGGCCCGGGCCATCAGGGCAACGTGTTTACCTACAAGGACCAGCGCTGCGCGTCGGACAACATCGCGTGGCGCGCGCCGAAGGAGGAGGTTACTCCCTGGCAGGCTGAATGGAACGCCCTGCTGGAGGCCATTCGTAAGAACAAGCCGCACAACGAGACCCAACGCGCTGCGATGTCGAACATTGCCGATCTCATGGGCCGAGCCGCTGTTCATACGGGTCAGGTCATCACTTGGGACCAGATGATGGCCTCCAACTTCCAGTTCTGCCCGAACATTGACCAACTCACCGCAGACAGCCAACCACCCATCCACCCCGATGCCCAGGGTCGTTACCCCACCCCGGTGCCCGGGCAGTGGACAGAGGTCTGAGGAGTCAAAACCGCAGCATTCCATCGAAGGACCTTCGAAGATACCTCGAACCATCACGCCTGCCTCCAGCCACCCACACGCCCGAAGCTGGCTTGACGGCGGCTTCTCTCCCCGCGCCGCGCGCGCGAGATCCAGCGGCAGCGATGGTTCGGAAACCCGCCGTATCGCCGAATTCTAACCATCAAGGCCCCTGGGCCTTGAACACTCGCCGTGGTTACGGAAGCGTCACTGCCCCGGATGAGCGAGCCTGGTTTTGGAATTCTGCGAGGGACCAGATGCGTTAGTCACCGGACCCGACGGTGCGGTTTCCTTGAGGAAGTGATCGAGGATTCCCAGGTAAGCATCGGTCGCAAGACCAGCCTCGTCTCCACCTTCACGTTGGAGCGCACGCAATTGATCCGCGGCGGTCTTGGCTTGGGCGCGGACATCATCCACGGTCAATTCGCCGCTTATCAGGCCCCCCAACAGCTCATTGAACTTATCGTTCGCTTCCGGGCCGGCACCACTGAGGAATTGCTGCTGCACCTGCCGAATCAGATTGGTACTCATGCTCAATCCCTGGAGCAGAGGTGTCGAATGGGATGTCGCGTTGGCATTCGCGGGGCCAGGTGCGGACCGTCGCGCGCTGGAGGGCAATGGCGGGGCAGGGGAGTTGCTCGCCGCATTCGGGCCTAGTGTAATCCCCGCCACCTTGTTGCGCGGCAGCCGCAGCGTGCCCAGCACCTCGCTTTGGAGAACGATGCTATTGGTATTAAGGGACAGGACCTGCCCAACGTAGCGGTCTCCATTCTTGAGTTCCACCTGGTCGGCCGCAGCGTGGCCTTTGGCGGCAAACAAAATCAACGCGGCGCAAAGCAACGCGCTCGCTGTTCCCACAACGGCAGAGTTTGACCGGGGTTGCGTGTTTCCTGGATAGAATGCGTCGGCCAGCAGCAAGTTGAGATCGTGGACCGCGAGCGTTAACTGAGAATATGTGTCCGCGGTTTCTTCGTCCACATCGCGCCCGATGAGCCGTTTGCCGGCACGTCGGAAACGGACGCTGAGGGGCAGGTGTACATCGGTGTCCCCCATGGCTTTGAGCAGCCGGCGTACTTTGTCGGCGCGGTCACGGGCGGTGTTGATGGTCCGCAGCGCAGCGGCAGGTTCAGTGCGGCCTGCCTTCACGTTCTTGAGAAGGACACACTCGAATTCGACGCAGTATTCGGGGCGTTCGGAGTAAATGCGGCAGTGGCAGCCATCGAAGGCGGCGCAAGGCTGAGCCAGGTGCGGCGGGCGCGATGCCGCACGCGTGCTGCGGACTGGGAGGCCGAGCGATTGAAGCCGAGGGATATTGTCACCAGGGCGCAACGCGAGGTTGGCGAAGATGACGCCATTGCAGCATAGCCCGCAGGCGGAACACAACTCCGTCGCAGCCGCGTTGTAGAGCTTCGTCATGCCGTTTATGCCACCCCCAAACTAAGGCCAAACAGCTGCCTAAGCAATGGCGCACTCCAGCGCGCATGACAGGAGAGGAACCCATGACTGGCCCTTACTTGTCTTGTTTAACAGCCTCACCAGCACGGCCCGCGGCGGGGCCGGTTGGTGCGACACTCATCCGGGGAGCGGCAAGGCGAGCAACGTCCTGGCAGTGGCTCGCGCCTTCAGAATAACTCACATTGGTTTCCCGAACCTCACAGGGGTCGCCTGAATGTCCGCCGCGCGATCACCGTTGCTGAGTTCGTACAAGTAGCAGGTCCCGGGCTTCAGCCCCTGGTCTCCGGGTAATCGTCGTGCCACCTTCGTGCTATAACAGGCAAGCAGCTTCCGCACTAGCGGCCAGGAAATGAGAGCTGGCTGGGAAGTTGCCGCCACCAAAGGCAGTTTCGCCTCTCCCGAACTTGAGAGCAGGAATGCCCGTGCCCCGAGGTGTTCTCCAGCGGGCAGGCTGTTCAGAACTACGACGCGCCGGTCGGTGATGTCCGCAACGCCGTTTGCCATGCCGGTTAGCTTCGGATCGGTGTCCTCCAGCACGATCGTATCCGAGCGCGCTGTGTGGTTGCGCACCATGGTCACCAGCGAGCGCGCTTCGGCGTCATGCAAGCTCGCCAGGATGGTGACCGCGGAGGCATACACGAAGCACCCCGCCAGGAAGGTGACGGGCATTAGCAACCTTCCACCAGCCCGCAATTCAGATTCGGCAAACGTCTCCTTCTGTTGTTCCATCACCAACCGCATGGAAAGAATCAATGCCGCCAGGAACGCCGCGGCGGCCATCCAGGGCACTGTTCCGAAGTAATTGCGCATGACAAAGACACCGAGGATGGCTGCTCCCAGGGGCAAATAGACGATCCACGGTCTTTGGGGCTTGCACTTTGCTCGCCGGGCCAGGAAATAAGCATACACCAACAGCAGTGGCAGCAGACCGGCGCCGCCCACAAACAGCAGGCGCACCACTGCCCGGTCGGTTGTCAGATAGGCTCCATATCCTGCCGAACCCCAGAGGTAGTGACCGAGAAAGTCTGAGAAGGTGGCGTAACCTCGTTGCTTGTCGAGGACGGAGACTCCGGCTACCAGAATCAGACTGATGCCCGCCGCGGCGGCGTAGAGCCACACCCGGCGGGTCGAGATCTGCCTGGCCGCCACAAGGTAAGCCAGCAGAATTCCATGGACGAACGCCGTGGTCCAGTTAAGCGCGGTATAGACGGCGATGGTGAGCAGCAAAGCCGCGAGCGCCGCAGGCGGCAAAGCGGGCCGCGCCAGCAGCGGCAGAATGATGGCGGCAAAGGGCAGCCCCAACAGCAAGGCGATTACATTCGGATCGAGATATGTTTGATCGTGGATGTAGCCGGGGCAGAGGATTGCGGCTACCCCCGTCAGCCAGACGTGCCGACTCTTGCCGAGCAGGAACCAGGTGGAGAGCAAGAGCGTCAGGCTCAAGACGACGTGGACGGCAAGGGTGCCTGCTCCGGTCCAAACGAAGAGCCGCTTGATCAAGAACACCGGATACAGGCTGGCGGCTCGATGTCCTTTGTAAACCTGGGGCTTGGTTAACGCCTCGTAGCCTCCGGGGTTTGTTACCATCTTGCCCTTCAAGGTCAGCAGCCCGTATTGCTCCCAATTCCGCACTGCGTTATGCATGTTCCCGGAGGCGAGATTGCCGTCCGCCATGTAGAACATAATGCCGCTGGCTGCCATCGCGAGCAGCAGGGGCAAGATGAACCGCGGGATCCAGCCGGCAAGATTCATGGCGCGCAGAGACTAGAAGACCCTGGCCATCTGTCAAGGGCGCGACAGGGCCGAACTTTTGCGTTGCTTGTGGTGGGCTTCTCTTGCAAGTTCACGACGCAACTTGCGAAAGGACAATCGTATGAGCGCACAACACAGTCACAGCAATTACCCCAAACTCCACAACGCCATGTGGCCTGGCCTGGTCGGCAAAGGCAGCCCGGGCGCCGAACCAGGCATTGGTCTCGATACCATGCTGGACCTGACCGCGAGGGCGCAGGTGGATGGCATCAAGTTTGACGGTGTGGATCTCTTCCTCTGTGACCCGCATGTCAGTATTGACATTGATGACGCCGGCCTCCAGCGGCTGGCGGACAAAGTCCAGTCGAAGGGCTTTTCGGTCGGTTCGGTGGTCGCGCCGGTCTGGACACCAACTGGCGGCGGTTCGGCGATGGGAACCCTTGAGGAGCGCACGAGGTTTGTCGGGCAGGTGCGCAAGGCATGCCGCATCGCCCGAAAGCTGCGGGAATTGGGGGTTCGGCCCTATGGCGTGGTGCGCATTGACTCGGCCTGCGGGGTGGAGGAATGGGCGAAGGATCCGGAGGCCAATCAACAGGCGATAGCTCGGACCTTCAGCGAGGCCTGCGATGTGGCAGAGAGCTTTGGCGAGCGGCTGGCGGCCGAAGGGGAGATTTGCTGGGGCGGCATGCATAGCTGGAGGAAGATGGTGGATTTGCTGCAGCGAGTAGACCGGCCCGGAACGCTTGGCTTTCAGGCGGACATGGCGCACACGCTGCTTTACGTGCTGGGTTACAACGCGCCGGAAGACGCCATCCTGCCAATTGGCTGGGACTGGGCCGATCCGCACCGCTTGAATGATGCGTTGAAGACACTCACCGCCGCCTTGCGCCCGTGGACCATTGATTTCCATGTCGCGCAGAACGACGCCACCGTCCACGGCTCCGGCACTCACGACAAGACGGGCCACCACTGCCTGCCGAATGACCCGAATGGCAAGCTCAGCGTCGTTCGGCACGCCGGTTATTGGCTGCACGGGGAGGATGGCCGCTTGACCAAGAGTGTGCGCCACATCTGTTGGGACGGTTGCATGTTTCCGAATGCGGTCATGATGCAGCAGGAAACGTGGAACGATGTTCTCCGGATGATGATTGCGGTCCGCGACGCGCACGGCTGGCGGGAAGAAGCGACGCCCGGGGCCAAGGCGGGCGCTCCGTCCGCCGCCATCGAAGTTCGCAAGCCTGCCAGGCGTCCAGACAGGAAACCCGCCAAACGGTCTGCGAAGAAGGTGGCGCTGAAGGCCAGGCCCAAACGCTCCAGCGGCAAACGCCCGTTGAAAGCAAAGCCACGGAGAGCCAAGGCCGCCCACAAGACCCCTGCCCGGAGGAAAGAAGCCGCGCCCAGGAAGCAGGCTAGGCGGAAGCGGTAATCCAGGGCAGTGTCCCGCCATTTGCTGCACAACCTCTTTATAAACGGATGATGAATTGTTGCCTGACGAGGGGTTACTGCTCCCTGATGTTGTTGATTGCCACCGCTTCCGTGGTTTCGGCAGCGCCCGTCAACCAGCTTGCCCCTAAAGAGAAGGCCGCCGGGTGGAAGCTGCTCTTCGACGGCAAGTCCACCCAGGGCTGGCGCAGCTTCAAGAAGGAGACGTTCCCGGAAAAGGGCTGGGTGGTGGAGGAGGGCTGGCTGCATTGCCTGGGCAAAGGCGGCGGCAACAAGGGCGGCGGGGACATCGTCACGGATGCCGAGTTCACCGACTTCGAGTTGAAATGGGAATGGAAACTGGCTCCGGCAGGCAACAGCGGTCTGAAGTATTTCGTCCTGGAAACGCGGAACGAGGCGCTGGGCCACGAATACCAGATGATTGATGACGAGCGCGCGACAGGTGTGGATGAAGGCAATCGCAAGCAGCTTACGGCATCGTTCTACGCCGTGCTGGCGCCGTCCAACACCCCCATCAAGCCGGCGGGCGAGGTTAACTCGTCGCGGATTCTCGTCAGAGGAAACCACGCCGAGCACTGGCTAAATGGCGTCAAGGTGCTCGAATACGAGTGCGGCAGCGAGACGATCAAGGCCGGCGTGGCGGCCAGCAAGTTCAAGGACAAGAGCGGCTTTGGCGACAAGGTCAGGGGGCGCATTCTGCTGCAGGACCACACCTGCAAAGCCTGGTTTCGGAATGTGAAGATCCGCGAACTGTCTGGAGCGCCGTAGGTTGCCGGCAAGTCGGCGGCTGCGGCGGCTATGTCTCGACGGCGCCGGCGCGATACCCGCTTTTGACGACCAGGGCCTGCAGTTCCGGGATGGTGACCCTGGTGCGGTCGAAGGTCACTGTCACGTGCCCGGCAATGCCGTCAATGCGCACTTCCTTCACGCCCTCGCGGGCACGGAATGCCCGTTCGAGTTTTCGGACGCAGTTATCGCAGCCCATTCCGGCTACTGTGAGCTCACGTGTCACCAATTCGGGTGCGCCGTGCCGATGTTCGCCGGCTTCCATACGCGGGGATTTCGGGGCCCAGCTCAAGTCGTGAAGCTGACCACCTTGGGGTGGACGAGCCGCTCGAAGTCGCTGTAGGCCAGTTTGATGACTTCCGTGTGCGACCCGGCGTTGAAGGCGATCTCCGCATTCGCCGCCAGAGCGGCCGCGACGAACACCTCCATCCCGTAGAGATTCCCGAACGGCGGCATCGCCCCAATCTCGCAATCGGGGAACCTCTTCTTGAATTCGTCTTCCGGCACCAATTTGACCTGGTCGGCCCCGGTGACTTCCCGCAGGTCCTGTAAGACGACCTTGCGGTTGGCGGGCAAAACCGCCATCGCTGTCTCGCCGTCGAGTTGCACAATCACCGTCTTGGCAAGTTCCTTGCCGGGAATGTGCGCCGAGGCGGCCACCTCTTGTGCCGTGTAGGCGGTCGAGTGAATGATGCAGACGTACTTGATCTTTTCGTCGTTGAGAAACTGTTTCAATGTCTTGACTGGCATAGTGTTCTCCTTCCCATGTTACTATCTCAAGCTAAGCCATCCATCCGGATAATCAAGCGCCGGGCTGGCTGAATGTTCTGTGAGCGCCTACCGGGTCACCGTGGGGCGGGTGCCATCCGAGGGCAAGGTCAGCACATCCAGGGAGTTACCGTGGCGGATAATGAGTTGGTCCTCCCGGCGTGTCACGGCCAGGTCGGGTTTGCCCCGGCAAGGATAGAGAACGGTGACAAACTCCACGGCCTTGCCTTCCTGCCGGCAGACGAGCAGTTGGACCTTGCGGGAGCCGGTTTCAGCCGGGCACTGGCCGAGCAGCGGTGTCACCGGGCCGCTCCCGACCAGCCAGAATGAC encodes:
- a CDS encoding YbaK/EbsC family protein, which produces MPVKTLKQFLNDEKIKYVCIIHSTAYTAQEVAASAHIPGKELAKTVIVQLDGETAMAVLPANRKVVLQDLREVTGADQVKLVPEDEFKKRFPDCEIGAMPPFGNLYGMEVFVAAALAANAEIAFNAGSHTEVIKLAYSDFERLVHPKVVSFTT
- a CDS encoding DUF1080 domain-containing protein, producing the protein MMNCCLTRGYCSLMLLIATASVVSAAPVNQLAPKEKAAGWKLLFDGKSTQGWRSFKKETFPEKGWVVEEGWLHCLGKGGGNKGGGDIVTDAEFTDFELKWEWKLAPAGNSGLKYFVLETRNEALGHEYQMIDDERATGVDEGNRKQLTASFYAVLAPSNTPIKPAGEVNSSRILVRGNHAEHWLNGVKVLEYECGSETIKAGVAASKFKDKSGFGDKVRGRILLQDHTCKAWFRNVKIRELSGAP
- a CDS encoding YkgJ family cysteine cluster protein, which translates into the protein MTKLYNAAATELCSACGLCCNGVIFANLALRPGDNIPRLQSLGLPVRSTRAASRPPHLAQPCAAFDGCHCRIYSERPEYCVEFECVLLKNVKAGRTEPAAALRTINTARDRADKVRRLLKAMGDTDVHLPLSVRFRRAGKRLIGRDVDEETADTYSQLTLAVHDLNLLLADAFYPGNTQPRSNSAVVGTASALLCAALILFAAKGHAAADQVELKNGDRYVGQVLSLNTNSIVLQSEVLGTLRLPRNKVAGITLGPNAASNSPAPPLPSSARRSAPGPANANATSHSTPLLQGLSMSTNLIRQVQQQFLSGAGPEANDKFNELLGGLISGELTVDDVRAQAKTAADQLRALQREGGDEAGLATDAYLGILDHFLKETAPSGPVTNASGPSQNSKTRLAHPGQ
- a CDS encoding heavy metal-associated domain-containing protein; translation: MEAGEHRHGAPELVTRELTVAGMGCDNCVRKLERAFRAREGVKEVRIDGIAGHVTVTFDRTRVTIPELQALVVKSGYRAGAVET
- a CDS encoding gfo/Idh/MocA family oxidoreductase, which translates into the protein MQDQTPVPSAIQSVNLSRREFLARGSAVAATSALAGVSLPWVHAAENSTIRLALIGCGGRGSGAVADAFDSSFGPVKLTVMADLFQNRLDRALQTLSEKFTDRVDVPPDRRFVGFDAYRKAIDCLRPGDVAMLTGYSAFRPMQLEYAVEKGINVFMEKSFAPDAPGLRRLLKAGEAAEKKNLKIAAGLQCRHSRNRQELVKRMRDGELGEIQLIRAYRMQPVGWLGKKPADEKELFWQIRNFVHFIWVSGGLFAEMNIHQIDEICWIKGAWPVSAHGIGGRAANNTDCSQNLDSLNIEWTFADGTKALDVVRWLPKCYEEFATFIHGTKCAAHFSGPGHQGNVFTYKDQRCASDNIAWRAPKEEVTPWQAEWNALLEAIRKNKPHNETQRAAMSNIADLMGRAAVHTGQVITWDQMMASNFQFCPNIDQLTADSQPPIHPDAQGRYPTPVPGQWTEV
- a CDS encoding fucose isomerase; this encodes MKTTKPLAPKRTYLVCSGDLRLAANLQCWPVQARMEAALARALKAEGWTVVRAHRVDPEKRHGFIDSQKMGIEVFRKLDPTAPVIVAESVWQYSHHVLPGLTTHRGPILTIANWSGTYPGLVGMLNLNASLTKAGVRYSTLWSANFKDEFFRSGLRQWLQEGVVSHDQSHVKDLTLLKLPLADEQFGKRAARRFRDQKAIMGVFDEGCMGMFNAIIPDELLHPTGIFKERLSQSTLFAAMQQVSDAEARGVLNWLLRKGMTFNWGRKAETQLTEAQTLQQCKMYVAAVRLADEFGCAAVGIQYQQGLKDLAPASDLVEGLLNNVDRPPVKASKSSRVLFAKEAIPHFNEVDECAGLDGLVTYRLWRELGFAPENTLHDVRWGEHYRGDGVNDYVWVLLISGAVPPAHFAGGYRGATSERQPPMFFRLGGGTIKGVSKPGRIVWSRVFVMDGKLHCDLGVGKAVKLPEKETQRRWRETNPQWPIMHAVFDGVTRDQMMARHKANHVQVVYAPSTKQAHRACRIKAAMLAELGVEVHLCGDVELD